The genomic interval TGAACACTTTTGGCGGATCTCTGGTTTGAATTTACTATGCACCTTATGGTGGCCTAAACCCCCCTCACACTCATCCCCGTGTTACAGAAATCCTAGTCGTCATGGAGGGCACACTCTATGTTGGTTTGGTTACATCCAACCCGGAGAACCATCCCATCACCAAAGTCCTCAACCCCGGAGATGGTTTTCTTTTCCCAGTTGGTCTCATTCACTTCCAATTCAATGTGGGGAAAACCAATGCTGTTGCGTTTGCTGCTTTGAGTAGCCAAAACCCAGATGTCATTACAATAGCAAACGCAGTCTTTGGATCAAATCCAGCAATTAACCCTGATGTTCTTGTCAAGGACTTCCAGCTAGACATCAATATGGTCAAATATCTTCAGTCACTATTCTAATAGGATAGCAATTAGAGCATTATTTTAATACACATTAAGTTGTTGCTTAATGAGGATATTGTTTGACATGTTTCCCTGATTATTTAACAATTCTTGTTgaaatttacaaataaatggAATATTGCTTATGTAAGCCTCTCTGTATGTTTAAACTtcattataataatattgaaTTTGGTTTCAAAACTTGGACCAACTTGTCAAGGTGTGTCTCAATCTCAAGGACCAGTGTAACAGTGAAAGCAGCTATTATAAACTACTGTAGAAGATTTTAAGGTAAACTAATTTtggagaaatttgaagaaagcTTGAAGAACAAAGAGGAAAACGAAACAAGGGATGAAGACTTCAAATCTGAGAATCACAAGCCACACACAATAATAGTTACTTTACAAGTATTTATAAACACCTAAAACCAGTCAATCTTTTGATTCAGCTTTGGAAGACTTAATCTGAGAGGATTTTTCTAGACGCAAACAACGTGTCTTTGTTTTCTGTGTTGTGGTAACTGTAACTAAACCACCCACCACACTACCTAGTAAAACATGGCTGTTAAGCCTACAACAAAAGACTCAAATGACACATACATCTTATTTTACTATGTTAATtacaagagtttaaaaaaGATAGGACTCGTTTGTGTTTAGTAAATCAGCAGTAAACTAAAAACGATCCCCTACTAAGAATCTTCTACAactttcaattttcaacaGGTTATAGCCACATATTTAATCAGATTGGGAATCAGTATTTCAAAACAGCCCCATGATTCATAATATGGTGAACTCCAAGACATGATTTGAGATGCTCAAACCTTTCTCTTCCCAAGCTCTTGGTAAAAATGTCAACCAACTAGTTCTTTGTCTTGTAATGTTTCAACTCAACTTTATTCTCTTTTACAACTTTTCTCAGGGCATGATATTTGACCTTGATATGTTTAGTTCTCCCATATTGAACTAGATTTTTAGCAATTGAAGCAGTAGACAAATTGTCAACACATATCAGAGTGCCTTGACTTTGTTCAAATCCTCAATCCAACAACACTTTCCTCAACCACAATGCATGATTTGTAGCTACAGCACAGGCAATGTATTTTGTTTCAGTCGTGGACTAAGCTACAACATGTTGCTTCTTAGAATTCCAGGCAAAAACAGCActcccaaaagaaaaacaaaatcttcCTGTACTATTAGAATCATCCAATGACCCCGCCCAATCACTATCACTATAGCCTATAAGATTACCACTGTCTTGTTTAACATAAGTCAAGCCAAAGTTTAGCGTTCCTTTGACATACCTTAGAATCCGTTTGGTAGTTGTGAAGTGTATTAGTAAAGGTTCTTCCATAAACCTTGACAACAAACAGGTTGCAGACATTATGTCTGGCCTAGTAGCAGACAGGTATAGGAGAGATCCAATAATGCTTTTATAAATCTGTCCATTGGCCTAGGTAAAACCATCTTTTTTGCAAACTTAGCTCCAGTAGTGAGAGGAGTGCTTACCACCTTACACAAGCTCATATTGAACCTTTTCAGCAAGTCCTTAGCATACTTAACTTGATGCAAGAAAATCTGTCTTGTAGATTGTTACACTTCCATCCCAAAAAAATAGCTCATCTCCCCTAAGTCAGtcatttcaaattccttcatcatttaaattttaaaatcagtTAGGTAACTGCTATCAGGACTAGTAAGTAGTAAGTCATTTACATAAAGAGCCACAACAAATAAGACTTTCCCATCTGATTTCTTCACATATAATGTGGACTCATTGCTACTTTTTTGAAGTCTTTGACCTTTGAAATACTTGTCCACCTTGTCATGCTAGGCTCTAGGAGCCTGTTTTAGGCCATATAAGGCTTTTATCAATTTACAAACCTTACCTTTAGAGTTCCACTGTTCATATCCCTCAGGTTGATCTACATAAATGTCTTCAGTCAAATAGCCATTTAGAAAAGCTAATTTGACATCTAGATGAAATAGCTTCCATTCTTCTCTAGCTACCAGTGCTACAAGCATTCTTATTGTGTTGTGTCTGGCTATAGGAGCATAAGTTTCCATGTAATCAGCCTCATACACTTGAGCATAACCTTTGACCACTGGTTTAGctttatacttatttataGAACCATCAGAATTTAATTTTGTCCTATAAATCCACTTAACTCCAATCACATTTTTCTCAGCAGGTTTATCAACTAATGTCCAAGTACCATTCTTGATGATCATTGACATTTCAGCATCCACAGTAGCCTTCCACTTACTGTATGAAAATAGCTTTTTTGCAACTTGTCGGTTCTGAAATAGCTACATTGTATCTGCTGTAGATATCTCCAAGACTCCTAACTCCTCTTACTGCTTTTGATTCATCTTTACTATTTGAGTCATCACCAGAACTAACTTGGGTTGATTCTTCATCTAGAGTGATCATTTTCTTCAGGTTGTCAAATGTTCCTTTTTCTCAATTCCAATACTGTCTTTCATCAACTCTGACATTTCTACTGATCTCAATCATGTTAGCTTCAATATTGTAGATTCTATACCCCTTTGAAACTTCACTATAGCTAACTAATATAGCCATATTAGCCTTGGAGTCAAACTTAGATATTTTCTCATCAAGTATCTTTGACTAACACAAGTAACCAAATGTCTTCATGTATGAAACAAATGGCTTGTATCCAAACCACAATTCAAATGGGGTTTTATGCTCCTATACCCTTGTGTATGACTTGTTCAAGATGTAATTGGACATATTTACTGCCTCAACCCAAAACTCTTTAGGTAAATGCACTTGGTAGAGTAAGCATCTACCCATATCTGCAATtgttctcttttttccttcagCTTTCCTATTCTACTGAGGGCTGTATGTAATTATGAGTTGATGTTGAACCCTAAATTCtatcaaaaaaattcttgaacTCTTCTGAAGTGTACTTTCTCCCATTGTCACTCCTAAGTGTTTTGATTTGCATACCAGAGTAATTCTCAGCCTGTGCCTTGAATTTCTTAAAGTTTCTCAAGGCCTCAGATTAGAGCTTCAAGAAGTATACCCAACAATATTTAGTCAGGTCATTTATAAACAGGATATAATACTTACTCCCACTTAGAGATGGTGTTCTCATTAGCCCACAAATGTCAGGGTGAATCAATTCTAGCTTCATAGTAGTCTTTCCCTTACTGATCTTAGGAAATGGCATTTTAGTCTATTTTCCAAATTAACAGCAAAACACAGCTTATTTGGCTTGGTTATCTTGGGTAGACCTTCTACTAACTCATTTTAAGCCATAACTATTAGTGAATTATAATTCACATGACCTAATCTGTTGTGCCATATTTTAGACAAATCATATTCATTATACAAGGCTATGAAGAAGGATTTAGCCAAGTTCACAAGAtaacaattatttttcatctcaACAATGAACATTTCATCTCCACAAGGATCAAACACTTTACAATAGTTTTCTTTGAATAATAAAGCATACTTATCTCTAGCTAATTGTCCAACACTAAACAAGTTGTGATTTACTTCAGGAACATAATGCACATTATGAATGAGTTTCAAACCAGATTCAGTCTCTACAGTCACTATCCTTACTCCAAGTACTTTCATAAATTCACCATTTCCtattttcactttaaaactGTAATTGGTATCTATCTAGgagaataaatttttgttaCTTGTCAAGTGATGAGAGTAAGCACTATCCAATAACcagatgcttgatttggtagAATCTTCACCCTTTTTAGCCATGAACAGAACCTCTTCAGTCTCCTTTACTCAATTACATCAGCTTGATCTTCTGTTACTGACTTCTTGGCCTTGCACACTTTTTCTACATGACCCATTTATTGACAGGCCTTGCACTTGACATTTAGCCTATACCAATAGTATTTTGCTATGTGATTTCTCTTTTTACAACTGGGACAAGAAAGGTACTTGTCAGTTGCTTTACCGTTATTTCCCTCTTCAGCTTTGCTAccttttccatcatttttctttgagcTATTTCCCTTGACTTTCAAGCCCTTTGTTCTTGCCACTAAGGCACTCTCAACAAAGTTTTCATCTCTAAGAGCTATTCTCTGCTCTTGGGCTAATAAAGCATTGATGAGCTCATTAACAAAAATCTTAGTCAAGTCCTTTAAGTCTTCAAGGGAGAAGATTTTTGCTTCAAATCTCTCAAGAATACTGACGAGGATTTTGTTAACAATTCTTTTGTCACTAACTTCCTCTCCAAGTTGTCTGAGTTGATTCACAAGCTTTAAAAGCTTGTCAGTATAGTCTTGAATGCCTTCatctttattcattttcatCAGCTCAAATTGTCTTAAGATATTCAACACCTGCATAGATCTTGTTCTATCACTACCTTAATACTCTTCTTTCAAACTATCCCAAACCTTTTTCAAATCCTCATAGTTCATTATTTTTGCAAAAATTGCTTTCGAAACAGCTGATTGAAGGCAGATAAGGGCTTTATACTGCTTAGCCACTTATTCACTGTGTTGCTTGATTTGGGCTAAAGTAGGATTGACATGCCTTTGTACTGGTATTTCACCAGACTCTACCACATCCCACAAGTCAAAAGCCTTAAAGTAGGAGTGCATTTTGACTGCccaaaaagaataattatcaCTAGAGAAGATCGGAGGAGCAGCTGCACTGAAATCGGTTGTAGCCATGGGGTtaaatcaagaaaatcaattgaaaacTTTGTagaagattttgatcacaagTCCTCTGAGAAATGTTTCTCTGATACCATGTAGAAGATTTTAAGCGAAATTAATTTtggagaaatttgaagaaagcttgaagaaaaaagaggaaaacgAAAACAAGAATGAAGACATCAAATCTGAGAATCACAAGCCACACACAATAACAGTTACTTTACAAGTATTTATAAACACCTGAAACCATTCAATCCCTTGATTCAGCCTTGTAAGACTTAACCTGAGAGGATTTTTCTAGACACAAACAATATGTCTTTGTTTTCTGTGTTGTGGTAACTGTAACTAAACCACCCACTACACTACCCAATAAAGTGTGGCCGTTAAGCCTACAACAAAAGACTCAAATGACACATACATCCTATTTTACTATGTTAATtacaagagtttaaaaatGACAAGACTCGTTTGTGTTTAGTAAATTAGcagcaaattaaaaatgatcCAATGTTGAGAATCTTCTACAACCTTTAATTTCTAGTTGGTTCTAGCCACATATTTAACCAGATTGGGAATTAGAACTTCAACAAATACTttatttgagatataaaatgTGTTAATATTTGGACAAATGAAAAATTAGCTAAAGAAAGTTATAGCAGTAGCAAAGAATTTCCATAAGGGATGTTTTTTTCATATGAACAATACAGAAGACACTCCAATCTCGTTTTCCAAGATAGAGTAAGTAATGAAATTGCTAAAATATTATCACTGTTTCAATGGTCTAGAGAAGACATAACGAGAGGACTTGTTCCGGCTAAGATTCGAAATCTACCAATGAAAACGAGTAACACCGACAGAGGTAGTGTTCAAAACATACATAGCGAGTAACCCCAGCAAAAGTAGTGCTCCTAACATACATGAGAATGTGATTTTCAGAGTCAATTAACTGACTACATAGAAACCTGAAAACATaccattctttttcttgttccaaTTGTGAGCTGCACAAATGACAAACGAACAAGTCATAAACCCTCGCATTTACTCATGAAGATGGAGTTATGCAATCCCATATGTTATAGTTGGCAGCTATGTTTTATGGACTCTACACTTTACCCTAATATGATCATGCCCAGTACTTTTTGGACAACTTCAATCAACATCGACACAATACTTGGATACTTAAACCTAATgaaaaatttccaaaaataTGACATAAGCATGACAGATTAGTACCCATGTTTGACCCAGGAGCGTCAAACCATGTTAAATATGTTGGTATCTATAGTATTTGTTGgacattttcaaataaaaaatatgatttcatATCGAAATAGGAGGAAAAATTGTGACTGctggaaattaaaattaaaagaaaggttatgtctattgaaaataaaaataaataaataaaaagaaaaagagtcaCGTCTGTTGGAAAATACCAACATGAGCAACTCTTTGAAATAGACACAAATGGTGTCTGTTAGGAGCAGACATCTTTGCCTATAAAAGAGGACCCTCTTTGTCCAATAAAATGTacatcaaaaaacaaaaactttccttcctttctcaAATGTCTCAAGTTTTCTtctatattattttcttttcttctataCTATTTTTTTGTAGAAAAATCATATAGAAGTTTGATAATCTTGTTATACTTCAGTGAGTGCTCAGTGGATTGATTTCATCATTGAAAAAGCCGTCAATCATTGGGATTCATTGTATCTTCAAGGTTTATACGCTGGTAACTCTTTTGCACACTACAAGTGGGGTGAATAAAACCTTAAGGACAATGGCATTGATACACGTCTTGAAGccaatttttaagtttttctaGTTTAGTGTTCTAACAGTATTGGCCCAATTCAATTTTGCATCGTTGCATGTATATCACCAAGAACTATTAGTCCTTTTATGCCTTAGCTTTAAACTCGTTCAACACTATCTGTGGATATTGGGATTAACTGTTGGGTTTTAGCCTAGTGGAAAAGGGGCTCATCAAGTACATTCTGTAAATTTGCAAACTATTTAGGGATTGGGATAAATTTACTATCCTAGTGGCTAGAACTTAAGTTGTATCTGTGTTTGGTGGTGTGCTACAAGTTGGTTGAGGTTTACCAATAAGGTTGTTGCtcatcaacatataaaaaaaattagaaaaaagaaaaggagattTTGTTAAGCAGATGAACCTTCTCTGCTAACTTACAGAGTTGTTAGACAATCTAGATTGAAATGTTTGCATGAATTTTCCAGAAGTGTGAATTTTCTGCAATGATTGGATATGACTTGGTAAAGtcaatttcttcttatatAAGGACCTAAAAATTTGGAGTTTCGACAATGTTGCATTAACCTACTGCGAACATGttgaaaaatgagatttaacTTGAAGAACCAGattcaattattttcaacagttttttagtttattagttaattttaatttattttctattttacaGTTATTGTCATATTGAGTTAGTTATTGTTATGTTGGGTAGTGGGTTTGAATTGTAAAATAGGTGGTTATGCAAGACATGGATAGTGCACAGTTATTTTACTTTACgtgttgttttattttattattattttctgtCTCCTAAATGTATTTATAAGTGTTATTATTGAATGAAAAGATTGAAGAGAGACTTTGAGTTCAATtatattttctctctcctttaaTCTTTCTCTGGTTCTCTAATTTTATCTTTCATCATTCTAGCAGATAATAGTATGCAGATATAATAACATCTTTGAGATTACCAACAGAACACTAATTCTTTTACATGAAAGATGCCTTGCTGTTGCTGCAGCAGGTATTATATCAGAAAATTTACTCAAAGCAGTTAGTAAGAGACCTTCCTCGTGGTTAAAGTTATAGTTACTtgaaccttttctttttttaatttacagtTGAATCGGCTTACCAGAACTCATTTGTAGTAACTCATGACAAACGCAACCTttgaatctattttttttcatgtttttttaACTAAGAAAACAATTTCTGTGTCAAGAAAAATGCTTCTGTTCTAACTTCTTTTGgcatataataattaaaccAGATTCTTTGGCCCCTACTTGTCCACAGCTCTATCCAAAGAATTGAGcctgaaaaatatgaaactcttctttgaaaaggaaataaaaaaaaaaaactgtgtAAAGTAGAAACTGCCACATTGGAATGAAGATTGATTTGATACCAGAAACCTAATGTCAGTACCAACCTTGTCTTAAACAATTACTGGTGAACATTTAAACAAAGAGGGGAACGAGTCTCAGAAGTTGTTTACTTTCTTGCCACGTGAAAGACTAGCTACGCAACAATTGGGTCATTAGACAcaaaattttctgaaaattaaGTAGGCTGTGAACATCAGTCTTAGATGTTGCAGTCCCTTTGACATGAGATTGGTTGTGCTTTACCTACCAATATCTTACCAactcttctttatttttccttgATCAAGTTGCGCCAAGAAATCTGGCTATATTCATTGCCCCTCCTTGGGCAATGTGCTTTTCTGATTAGTTCAATAAACATATATAGAAACCACCAAAGCCTCCTCAACGTTCATAGAGCAAGGATCTATGTATAATAGTCAATACTCAAGTTATTTTCAATTCATATGAATTCCGACTGATGCTCATACCAACTAAGTGGCCAAAATGATAAAACAAAGATGTAGCGGTAAAGCAAGGCTAATTAATCTTACAAGAAATTGATGTTTTCCATGTAATAAGCATACATGTCATAGGTTAAGTATCTATGAACATGTCAGAATAGACTTTTCAACCCGAGATATCTTCAGCCAAAAAACCAGAAGCTCTAAGTCTTAACGTAAATTTATTGCAACTGTGCTCCATGAATCATGCTATTAATTTGTATATCAATTTATTGAGTTCTATGTAAAATCTGTTGGCCTGTTGcaccaacaaaataaataataaattcacatttagtaccttaattgaattaaggaGAAAAAATAGGCCAccaagagaaagaaatagtCTTGCTATCATTAATTAGtactgttttaagaaattagaATGGTAAGATGGAAAATCATATGCAATTTCTAGATCTTGTACTGCTAAATAAGTAACATTCAACATGGATGGTGAACTGTCAGGAAAGTGATAGATAGTATAGAGGCATACCATTGGATAAGAGCCCATACAgtttaaaagtatatatagaATTCTGAAGTCAAACGAGAGATTGGTTGCCTGACTTTCAGATGCAACCTACACTCTGAAAACATCATAGACAGAAATATGACAACTTCCAAGACCAATTTTTCAATAATGTAAACATAAGGATGAGTAAAATAAACCAGcataatgaataaatgattGAAACTTTTTTGGAGATTAATTAATGATTCTTCTTGAAAAGTCTTTACCTGCTAgttaatgaaaatattgacCTGGTCATTGGCTTccatctatttttttttcttttgaaaagccattggtTTCCATCTATAAATAGCACTGCCTGCCATTCAAAGTTTCTCACTCTTCTCCAAAACCAATAGCATACAACTAGCTAACTCAAAGTAAGCAAAGCTTAGCTGGTATATCATAATGAAAGGAATTCACTGCTTCCTTGTTGCTTTTACCCTCTTGGCTTTTGCTAACTCATTAGCATCAGCCTTTGACCCTAGTCCTCTCCAGGACTTTTGTGTGGCTATCAACGACACCAAGAATGGCGGTAGGCATTTAGTTTAATTATGTTTTCAGGACTTTATGTTATATTCATGATGCCAATGCCTGAGCTGAAGGACTTTCAGCTTAGGaggaatatttttttaataatataatagcATTGCTAAAAGGTACTATGCTTTTGCATGGGATGATATACGTACATCGACTAACCTGTCTTTCCTGCAGTGTTTGTAAATGGGAAGTTCTGCAAGGACCCAAAGCTCGCAGTAGCAGATGACTTCTTCTATTCAGGCCTCAACATGCCAGGAAACACATCAAATCCAGTTGGATCAAATGTCACTACTGTCAATGTTGACCAAATACCAGGACTTAACACCCTTGGCATATCTCTGGTTCGAATTGACTATGCACCTTATGGTGGCCTAAATCCCCCTCACACTCACCCCCGTGGCACTGAAATCCTAGTGGTCGTGGAGGGCACACTCTACGTTGGTTTTGTTACATCCAACCCGGAGAACCGTCTCTTCACTAAAGTCCTAAATCCTGGagatgtttttgttttcccaATTGGTTTGATCCACTTCCAGTTCAATATAGGGAAAACAGCGGCTGTCGCCTTTGCTGGTCTCAGCAGCCAAAATGCAGGGGTTATAACTATTGCTAAGGCAGTCTTTGGCTCAAACCCACCAATCAATCCGGATGTTCTCACAAAGGCCTTCCAGTTGGACAAGAGAGTGGTTAGCTATCTTCAGTCCCGGTTCTGGTCAGattaaaaactaatttaaGAGCCAAGTCAAAACCCAGAAGTTTGTTGCTTGTTTTGAATAATGTTGCCATTAATTTTCTACATGAAAGTCATATTATTCTACTTACTGTAATACAATAAACAGGCTGGTTGATGATGGACCTCTCCAGTCTCCTCTGTCCTTGTGATCATTCTGGgtataaaaatcataatatatatacgtCAATTTGCAATCTCTCTCTCATGCTCACATGTGTATGCAAGGTAAAAAGCAGATAGAATTTTACATATACAAGTCAAGTAACTTTGAAGCAATATACTTTGTATTCTTTTGCGAGTGTCAAAATACAGTGCAAAAATGAGAGGTTGATTACCCAGTGGTCTGAGGTGTGCACTAGTAATGATAAACATTGTCTGATGAAGAGGTTGAGATATGAACTACTTCAACATAACATTATAACCAGAGAAATCAGATTAGGGTGAAAATTAGACAGGATATTAATTTGCTGACTCTTGGGGTTGAATCAATTACATATTCAACACCAAACCCTGCCTTCCCCTGCAAGGTACACTgcatataaaataattctgAAGGTGGAATTCTACAAAACCAAATGCCTTACCTGTTAGATAAGTTGGTATGTTCAACTTCGATCCAATTAATTGTGTCCAAAACATCACTAAGAAGACAAGACATGTCCCTCACTTTATAGAGTAACCTGGTAGATATTAggtggaaaaaaaatttgaggtGCAGAACGTTCTCTCAGTATGCTTGTGAAACTAACtaaggttttttatttttattttctttaatggCCAGACAAGTTGATGAGTTGTTAGACAATCTAGAATTGGAATATATCCATTAGGATACTAAAGAGTTAAATCtgtaatgaattgattttgtgactCGGTGAAGTCAGTTGCTTATTGATGTAATTAGATCTTGAATACTGGTGTATGAGCCTAAACCGAAGCTGTCAGTTTGTCCATATATTAAAGTACAAATGCCTTGCCCTTGCTGCTACATTTTGCCACAGCTATCTACTTCATCTGTTAGCTCAGGGCCTTGCACAATCACCATGTTGGTTACTTGCTCCTTTACTCCCTTTTCTGTTTCTGCCTTTTTCAGTAATtcagttgttttaaaattgagtgATCTTACAAGAACTCATGAGTCATGACAAATTTGAAAGACAAGTCCCTATAAATGTCAAGAGAAATGCTTCTGCTCTTAATTTCTTGTGGCATCTAATTAACTACGTATGCTTCTTTGCCTAATATTAATCTGATGATAGGTAGAAGCTGCCATGAAAATATGAAACGCTTCTCAGAACACATCATAAGATAAACTGATTAATTACAAAGGATACATATATAATGTCAGCAACAAATTTGTATTAAATAATAACATGTGATCTCTCACATAAATATGATTCAAAGTCTTTGAAGTTACAGAAGTCTTCAagcttaccttttttttttcacgtCTGGAAGACTGACTAGGCAAATTTGAGTCATTACACGTTACACGGTCACAATTGCAAGTTGCAATCCATTGAACAGGATCTGCATAGTATAATCtgttgataatttttttgtagctCAATGTCATTATCACCTACCAATACTTTTAACAACTATTCTTATTGTTCATTAATAATGTTATGCAAGATAATTAATCACTTTCTATTTTGCCATTAGGCTTCCTTGGTTAGATCACCAAATAAAGAAATCACCAAGTGACCTCAATGCTCAATGATTATTCATGTCTGCGAGAGTTACAACTGAGTCATCACCCACAATCTTGAAACAGTTTCTTCCAG from Theobroma cacao cultivar B97-61/B2 chromosome 5, Criollo_cocoa_genome_V2, whole genome shotgun sequence carries:
- the LOC108662309 gene encoding germin-like protein subfamily 1 member 14; amino-acid sequence: MKGIHCFLVAFTLLAFANSLASAFDPSPLQDFCVAINDTKNGVFVNGKFCKDPKLAVADDFFYSGLNMPGNTSNPVGSNVTTVNVDQIPGLNTLGISLVRIDYAPYGGLNPPHTHPRGTEILVVVEGTLYVGFVTSNPENRLFTKVLNPGDVFVFPIGLIHFQFNIGKTAAVAFAGLSSQNAGVITIAKAVFGSNPPINPDVLTKAFQLDKRVVSYLQSRFWSD